The following proteins come from a genomic window of Polaribacter dokdonensis:
- a CDS encoding BamA/TamA family outer membrane protein, with translation MLYSCSINKYIPDGERLYTGATIEIDADSAVPQVPQLKENLRQVLRPEPNSKFLGVHLGLYYYYKNQKEKTNFINRWLFKQFGEEPVYQSDVENLEVEDILLNRLENNGFFYSSATSSFTETENRASLLYQLKIKEPYTLANYEVDSFTKPIFKDIKKLSATSPFENDMRFDLGNLKLERQRLDSELKDLGYYNFNSNFLIFEADTNQYKNKKFDLFLKLKKDVPEKAIIPYKVKTINVYPNYNLRDSTTSASNRFEKKNYYQNEEFFKPKYLDDFITLEEGQYYNPDNSKNTARRLSTIGAYKYVNIQYKELDTLADDNEGALEANIFLSPLTKRAIRAELQAVTKSNNFAGPTLGLVFSNRNLFGGGETLNISSSIGYETQVSSGENSGLSSLELELKTELIFPRVIAPFSINEDFFEYSIPKTKTSLSATYLDRSQLYTLLSGTALFGYVWNANRYITYEVNPISLNYTRLSNTTPEFDQILADNPFLARSFEQQFISGLTFSFTYNEMLAAKRTHQFFFNSTLDIAGNSISLLGKETTAGQPKEFLGLQYAQYAKADFDFRYHFNFGDNYSQTIATRLFAGYGLAYGNSDVVPFVKQYFSGGPYSVRAFNTRSLGPGTYTDANNQNSTSFFDRTGNIRLEANVEYRFPIYSFFKGAFFVDAGNVWNSEENPAFNGNDKFTSNFLSELGMGAGFGLRIDVQGFVIRFDLAAPFHDPALPEGERFDFRADEPVFNFAIGYSF, from the coding sequence ATGTTATACTCATGTAGCATCAATAAATATATTCCTGATGGAGAACGTTTGTACACAGGAGCCACAATAGAAATAGATGCTGATTCTGCTGTGCCACAAGTTCCTCAACTAAAAGAAAATTTAAGGCAAGTTTTAAGACCAGAACCTAATTCTAAATTTTTAGGTGTTCATTTGGGTTTATACTATTATTATAAAAATCAAAAAGAGAAAACAAATTTTATAAACAGATGGTTATTTAAACAATTTGGAGAAGAGCCAGTTTATCAGTCTGATGTCGAAAATTTAGAAGTAGAAGATATTCTTTTAAACCGTTTAGAAAATAATGGATTCTTTTATAGCTCTGCAACATCTTCATTTACAGAAACCGAAAATAGAGCTTCTTTACTGTATCAACTAAAAATAAAAGAGCCTTATACTTTAGCAAATTATGAAGTAGATAGTTTTACAAAGCCAATTTTTAAGGATATTAAAAAGTTAAGTGCAACTTCTCCTTTCGAGAATGATATGCGTTTTGATTTAGGAAATTTAAAATTAGAAAGGCAACGTTTAGATAGTGAATTGAAAGATTTAGGGTATTATAATTTTAATAGCAATTTTTTAATTTTTGAGGCAGACACTAATCAATACAAGAATAAAAAGTTTGATCTTTTCTTGAAATTGAAAAAAGATGTACCCGAAAAAGCGATCATTCCATATAAAGTAAAAACCATAAATGTATATCCTAATTATAACTTAAGAGATTCAACTACAAGTGCCTCAAATAGGTTTGAAAAGAAAAATTATTATCAAAATGAAGAGTTTTTTAAACCAAAATATTTAGATGATTTCATCACTTTAGAAGAAGGGCAATATTACAACCCAGACAATTCTAAAAATACTGCAAGACGTTTATCTACAATAGGCGCATACAAGTATGTGAATATTCAGTACAAAGAATTAGATACATTAGCAGATGATAATGAAGGTGCTTTAGAGGCTAATATATTTCTGTCACCACTTACAAAACGTGCAATTCGTGCAGAACTGCAAGCTGTTACGAAATCTAATAATTTTGCAGGGCCTACATTAGGTTTGGTTTTTAGTAATAGAAATCTTTTTGGTGGAGGAGAAACCTTAAATATAAGTTCTAGTATTGGTTATGAAACTCAAGTTTCTTCTGGAGAGAATTCTGGTTTGAGTAGCTTAGAATTAGAGCTAAAAACAGAGTTAATTTTTCCTAGGGTTATTGCACCATTTTCTATTAACGAAGACTTTTTCGAATATTCTATTCCAAAAACTAAAACTAGCTTAAGTGCAACGTATTTAGATAGAAGTCAATTATATACTTTGTTATCTGGAACAGCGCTTTTTGGATATGTTTGGAATGCCAACAGATATATTACCTATGAAGTGAATCCTATTTCTTTAAATTATACAAGATTGTCTAATACCACTCCAGAATTCGATCAAATCTTGGCAGATAATCCATTTTTAGCAAGAAGTTTTGAGCAACAATTTATTTCTGGGTTAACATTTTCGTTTACTTATAATGAAATGTTGGCAGCAAAAAGAACACATCAATTCTTTTTTAATTCAACTTTAGATATTGCTGGTAATTCCATAAGTCTCTTAGGAAAAGAAACAACTGCTGGCCAGCCAAAAGAGTTTTTAGGTTTACAATATGCACAATATGCAAAAGCAGATTTCGATTTTAGATATCATTTTAATTTTGGAGATAATTATTCACAAACCATTGCAACTCGCTTATTTGCAGGTTATGGTTTGGCTTATGGTAATTCTGATGTTGTGCCTTTTGTAAAGCAATATTTTTCAGGAGGGCCTTATAGTGTAAGAGCATTTAATACACGTTCTTTAGGTCCAGGTACTTATACAGATGCTAATAACCAAAACAGCACTTCTTTTTTTGATAGAACAGGTAACATTAGATTAGAAGCAAATGTAGAATATCGTTTTCCTATTTATTCTTTCTTTAAAGGTGCTTTCTTTGTTGATGCTGGTAATGTTTGGAATTCAGAAGAAAACCCAGCATTTAATGGTAATGATAAGTTTACAAGTAACTTTTTGAGTGAATTAGGAATGGGAGCAGGCTTTGGATTACGAATAGACGTACAAGGTTTTGTAATTCGTTTTGATTTGGCAGCACCTTTTCATGACCCAGCTTTACCTGAAGGTGAACGTTTTGATTTTAGAGCAGATGAGCCAGTATTTAATTTTGCAATAGGCTATTCTTTCTAG
- a CDS encoding peptidoglycan-binding domain-containing protein has product MKQIIIFLLLIIAAVIGYGEYSDYKRYHSPNVDYITDQKIDVNYYNQEFVNNYYKAVEDLNSYVKLQWTVNDIDVRTPEDDDIETTEAVKKYTEKLAEIKFYEAKLNNSLQLKEQGKTNKEIQYLELNGLTLEDYNSQKHAELIKSLFKNKTNLYNGEKNAIIYEVQKKLVDQGESIQIDGVYRIETLNAIKAFEQKNDLLADGYLDELTIELLFQN; this is encoded by the coding sequence ATGAAACAAATTATTATTTTTTTACTTCTAATAATAGCTGCAGTAATTGGCTATGGAGAATATAGTGATTACAAAAGATATCACTCACCAAATGTTGATTATATCACTGATCAAAAAATTGATGTAAATTATTACAATCAAGAATTTGTAAATAATTATTATAAGGCTGTAGAAGACTTAAATAGCTATGTAAAATTGCAGTGGACTGTTAATGATATTGATGTAAGAACACCTGAAGATGATGATATAGAGACAACTGAAGCCGTTAAAAAGTATACTGAAAAATTAGCTGAGATAAAATTTTATGAAGCTAAATTAAATAACTCATTGCAGCTAAAAGAACAAGGCAAAACAAATAAGGAAATTCAATATTTAGAGTTGAATGGACTTACTTTAGAAGATTATAATAGCCAAAAGCATGCAGAGCTTATAAAATCGTTATTTAAAAACAAAACCAATTTATATAATGGAGAAAAGAATGCCATTATTTATGAGGTGCAAAAAAAGTTAGTTGATCAAGGGGAATCTATACAAATAGATGGAGTTTATAGAATTGAAACGCTTAATGCCATTAAAGCCTTTGAGCAAAAAAACGATTTATTAGCTGATGGTTATTTAGATGAATTAACAATAGAATTGTTATTTCAGAATTAA
- a CDS encoding translocation/assembly module TamB domain-containing protein, whose translation MSAKKNKKNKFRYLRRFLRVFLGVLVFLFLIVLFIRSPWGQDIIVNKATSYISNKTNTVVEIEKAFITFDGDLELDGLYLEDKKGDTLVYSKSLEANLPIWGIINGSAIGIDAVEWTGLKANIIRKDTISGYNFQFLIDAFASDTNSNIAQDTTNTSPNIVIGSLNFSDFDIVYNDIPLGIKSSYKVGQLSTEVQKLDVDNMLFETDKILLSDSNIEFQQLPVLLPSSDDVPLPNLYADYIDVKNTQFLYEDRVNQLSANLELEDFESDAPRLNLEESIFDINSISLKNSKVVLNLAGQKNTTKTTNSNFEWPNVSFSLEELNLENNAIQYTANGQKVKKAKFNPNAVYLTEFNLIAKDITYKDEKGGIVLNKLNFKESSGLNLDRLEFESTFSDKKLVFNNFYFGLDSSKMKGNLNMSYASISSLLNNPKNVSVSLNLPTIQLNLNRLLKFQPSLKENSYLKELSKKTIRGSLFAAGSLSNINLENSNINWGKDTNLFIEGTILNATKPNELKVNLPSLKVNTTRTDLLKFVNETDLSIKLPKQITIEGAINGGLENINTNLTLNSSQGAIVVIGAFKNKEIIDFDANIQIKEYQINQLLQNDQLGTLSLNLQTSGSGNSLNNLDASLKATVSNFNYNDYAINDVILSGEFNNGLGELSSKYKDDNLNFTLDAQVKLDSSNTEANIDLDVIGADLGGLGLMQRNIKTGMDISASFNGNLEAYQVDANVKNGVVVYDNNTFLLGQIKANGFTNKDTTSVSIDNKMLNLKLESNSDPQTFASSLQKHIESYFYRNVVLTDTITNPVNIKFRGKISQTPLLEDVFLVNLKDIDTIDIALDFNQLERKLDAEITAPHINYSGNELDSLAFTMNTDKDSFNFELGFKGINANPFRVPQTNITGKQVNNELALTFKGFDKEQTLMNVAAKITGSRERLVFSVDPNNLVLNKANWNIPANNSMVFSDNNQLSFTNFRIDKENQSIVITDNADNIEKTHIAVNYKNFKISEVLNYLNPDRQIANGILNGTFVLEEPFSDTGIVADLQVDKFKILKTDLGKLAIDAKSLGGNQYDFKANLKEGDINLDLTGGYSVANNDAKLNLDIKLNEFKMKALNTLSLGEIKETEGSFSGDFEVTGTVSNPKYTGNINFNNADFTITKLNTKFTLKNEKLRLDNEGLYLSKFTVLDAKKNPLTLSGKILTESFINPKFDLQLKAKNFRLLNAKKEDNPSLYGLATFNANADLTGDLQIPKLSANVTLGLDTNVTYVLPSAYASVENRDDVVVFVNRENPDAILTQTEEQSAVITGFDIFAKLNVTKEAAVTVVINEDTGDNFKVSGDGEFIFNMVPNGRLSLTGTYEIADGHYELNLYGLVNRRFNLAPGGRVSWSGDPFDASLDVSAIYKIETTASPLMAAQISDEDPSVKNKFKQVLPFNVYLNIDGDLLQPKISFNLDMPEDEQGAVGGQVYGRVQQVNQQEEELNKQVFSLLVLNRFYPDSGSDGSSGGFATIARDNLNDAVSGQLNAFSDKILGNSGIELDFDLNSYTDYQGTAATDRTQLGVTAQKKLFNERLTVRVGSDVDLQGSSQTGNETPLIGNVSLEYKLSEDGRYRLKGFRKSEFENVIDGQTIVNGIALIFTQEFNQFRELWDAIFKGQNDKVEKDKELAESKLKKKENKIDNSIEKKKN comes from the coding sequence GTGTCAGCCAAAAAAAATAAGAAAAATAAATTTCGATATTTAAGAAGATTTCTAAGGGTTTTCTTGGGTGTTTTAGTTTTTCTATTTTTAATAGTTCTTTTCATTAGAAGTCCTTGGGGCCAAGACATTATTGTAAATAAAGCCACAAGTTACATTTCCAATAAAACCAATACTGTTGTAGAGATAGAAAAAGCTTTCATTACTTTTGATGGTGATTTGGAATTAGATGGCTTGTATTTAGAGGATAAAAAAGGAGACACTTTAGTTTATTCTAAATCATTAGAAGCCAATTTGCCAATTTGGGGTATAATTAATGGCTCTGCAATTGGTATAGATGCTGTAGAATGGACAGGTTTAAAAGCCAACATTATTAGAAAGGATACAATTTCTGGGTACAATTTTCAATTTCTAATAGATGCTTTTGCATCAGATACTAACTCAAATATTGCTCAAGATACTACAAATACATCACCTAATATTGTTATAGGAAGTCTTAATTTTTCTGATTTTGATATTGTTTATAATGATATTCCATTAGGAATTAAAAGCAGCTATAAAGTTGGTCAATTATCTACAGAAGTTCAAAAACTAGATGTTGACAATATGTTGTTTGAAACTGATAAAATTCTCTTATCAGATTCCAATATCGAATTTCAGCAGTTGCCAGTTTTATTGCCTTCTTCAGATGATGTTCCTTTGCCAAATCTTTATGCAGATTATATTGATGTTAAAAACACGCAGTTTTTATACGAAGATCGAGTAAACCAATTATCTGCAAATTTAGAATTAGAGGATTTTGAATCTGATGCACCAAGATTAAATCTAGAGGAATCCATTTTTGATATAAATTCCATCAGTCTTAAAAATTCTAAGGTTGTACTAAATCTTGCTGGTCAAAAAAATACTACAAAAACAACTAACTCAAATTTTGAATGGCCAAATGTTTCATTTAGTTTAGAAGAATTAAATCTGGAGAATAATGCAATTCAATATACTGCTAATGGTCAGAAAGTAAAAAAAGCAAAGTTTAATCCTAATGCAGTTTATTTAACTGAATTCAACTTGATAGCTAAAGATATTACCTATAAAGATGAAAAAGGAGGTATAGTGCTAAACAAGCTAAATTTTAAAGAGAGTTCAGGTTTAAATTTGGATCGACTAGAATTTGAAAGTACGTTTTCAGATAAAAAACTGGTTTTTAATAATTTCTATTTTGGTTTAGATTCAAGTAAAATGAAGGGTAATTTAAATATGAGTTATGCTTCAATTTCTAGTTTACTTAATAATCCAAAAAATGTGTCTGTATCTTTAAATTTACCAACTATTCAGTTAAATTTAAATCGACTTCTAAAGTTTCAGCCTTCATTAAAAGAGAACTCATATTTAAAAGAACTTAGCAAAAAAACAATAAGAGGTTCATTATTTGCTGCTGGATCTCTAAGTAATATCAATCTAGAGAATAGCAATATTAATTGGGGTAAAGACACCAATTTATTTATTGAAGGTACTATTTTAAATGCTACTAAGCCAAATGAACTAAAAGTAAACTTGCCAAGTTTAAAGGTAAATACAACAAGAACAGATCTACTGAAATTTGTAAACGAAACTGATTTAAGCATCAAATTACCAAAACAAATTACTATTGAAGGAGCTATTAATGGAGGCTTAGAAAATATAAATACAAATCTTACTCTAAATTCATCACAAGGTGCAATTGTTGTAATTGGTGCTTTTAAAAACAAAGAGATTATTGATTTTGACGCCAATATTCAAATAAAAGAGTATCAAATAAATCAGCTTTTACAAAATGATCAATTGGGTACTTTAAGTTTAAATTTACAAACTTCAGGTAGTGGAAATTCTCTAAATAATTTAGATGCTTCACTAAAGGCTACAGTTTCTAATTTCAACTATAATGATTATGCTATTAATGATGTAATTTTATCAGGAGAATTTAATAATGGTTTAGGTGAACTTTCCTCAAAATATAAAGATGATAATCTAAATTTCACATTAGATGCTCAAGTAAAGCTAGATAGTTCAAATACTGAAGCCAATATAGATTTAGATGTAATAGGTGCAGATTTAGGAGGTTTAGGTTTAATGCAAAGAAATATTAAAACTGGTATGGATATTTCTGCGAGTTTTAATGGAAATTTAGAAGCATATCAAGTAGATGCTAATGTAAAAAACGGAGTAGTTGTTTATGATAACAATACTTTTTTGTTAGGCCAAATTAAAGCGAATGGTTTTACGAATAAAGATACAACATCAGTTAGCATAGATAACAAAATGCTGAATTTAAAGTTAGAATCTAACTCAGATCCTCAAACTTTTGCTTCTTCTTTACAAAAACATATTGAAAGCTATTTTTATAGAAATGTTGTTTTAACTGACACAATTACAAATCCTGTAAATATTAAGTTTAGAGGTAAAATTTCTCAAACACCTTTATTAGAAGATGTTTTCTTAGTTAATTTAAAAGATATTGATACTATAGATATTGCACTAGATTTTAACCAGTTAGAAAGAAAATTAGACGCAGAAATTACTGCTCCACATATTAATTATAGTGGTAATGAGTTAGATAGTTTGGCTTTTACTATGAATACTGATAAGGACAGTTTTAATTTCGAATTAGGTTTTAAAGGGATAAATGCGAATCCTTTTAGAGTGCCACAAACAAACATTACAGGAAAACAGGTAAACAATGAACTTGCTTTAACTTTTAAAGGTTTTGATAAAGAACAAACATTAATGAATGTTGCTGCTAAAATTACAGGTTCTCGTGAACGATTAGTCTTTTCTGTAGATCCTAATAATTTAGTTTTAAATAAAGCAAATTGGAATATTCCTGCAAACAATAGCATGGTTTTCTCAGATAACAACCAACTAAGCTTTACCAATTTTAGAATAGATAAAGAAAATCAATCTATAGTCATAACAGACAATGCAGATAATATAGAAAAAACACACATTGCAGTTAACTATAAAAACTTTAAAATAAGCGAAGTTTTAAATTACCTAAATCCTGATAGGCAAATTGCAAATGGTATTTTAAACGGAACTTTTGTTTTAGAAGAACCATTTAGTGATACAGGGATTGTTGCAGATCTGCAAGTAGATAAATTTAAAATACTTAAAACAGATTTAGGGAAACTTGCTATTGATGCCAAATCTTTGGGAGGCAATCAGTATGATTTTAAGGCAAATTTAAAAGAAGGTGATATTAATTTAGATTTAACAGGAGGTTATTCAGTTGCCAATAATGATGCTAAATTAAATTTAGACATCAAATTAAATGAATTTAAAATGAAAGCACTAAACACGCTTTCTTTAGGTGAAATTAAAGAAACAGAAGGCAGTTTTTCTGGTGATTTTGAAGTTACAGGAACTGTTTCTAATCCAAAGTATACTGGTAATATCAACTTTAATAATGCAGATTTTACCATAACAAAATTAAATACCAAGTTTACTTTAAAAAACGAGAAATTACGTCTAGATAATGAAGGTTTATATCTATCTAAATTTACAGTTTTAGATGCTAAAAAAAATCCATTAACATTATCAGGTAAAATTTTAACTGAAAGTTTTATCAATCCAAAGTTTGATTTACAATTAAAAGCAAAAAACTTCAGATTGTTAAATGCTAAAAAAGAGGATAATCCTTCTCTTTACGGTTTAGCAACTTTTAATGCAAATGCAGATTTAACAGGCGATTTACAGATTCCAAAATTATCTGCTAACGTAACTTTAGGTTTAGATACAAATGTTACTTATGTTCTGCCATCAGCTTACGCAAGCGTAGAAAATAGAGATGATGTTGTTGTATTTGTAAATAGAGAAAATCCAGATGCAATTTTAACGCAAACAGAAGAACAGTCTGCAGTAATTACAGGCTTTGATATTTTTGCCAAGCTAAATGTTACTAAAGAAGCAGCTGTAACTGTGGTAATCAATGAAGATACAGGAGACAATTTTAAAGTTTCTGGAGATGGAGAATTTATATTCAATATGGTTCCAAATGGTAGGTTATCATTAACAGGGACTTATGAAATTGCAGACGGTCATTATGAACTAAACCTTTATGGGCTAGTAAACAGAAGATTTAATTTAGCTCCTGGAGGTAGAGTTTCTTGGTCTGGAGATCCTTTTGATGCTAGTTTAGATGTAAGTGCTATTTATAAAATAGAAACTACAGCATCACCTTTAATGGCTGCCCAAATTTCAGATGAAGATCCATCAGTAAAAAATAAATTTAAACAAGTATTACCTTTTAACGTATATCTAAATATTGATGGCGATTTATTACAGCCTAAAATTTCCTTTAATTTAGACATGCCAGAAGATGAGCAAGGAGCTGTTGGAGGTCAAGTTTATGGAAGAGTTCAACAAGTAAATCAGCAAGAAGAAGAATTAAATAAACAAGTTTTTTCTCTTTTGGTCTTAAATAGATTTTATCCAGATTCAGGTAGTGATGGAAGTTCAGGAGGTTTTGCAACTATTGCTAGAGATAATTTAAATGATGCAGTTTCTGGGCAGTTAAATGCGTTTTCAGATAAAATTTTAGGAAATTCTGGTATAGAATTAGACTTTGATTTAAACAGTTACACAGATTACCAAGGAACAGCAGCAACAGACAGAACTCAATTGGGTGTAACAGCCCAAAAGAAACTATTTAATGAACGATTAACAGTAAGAGTAGGTAGTGATGTTGATTTACAAGGAAGTAGTCAAACAGGGAATGAAACTCCATTAATTGGTAATGTTAGTTTAGAGTATAAATTATCAGAAGATGGTAGATATCGATTAAAAGGATTTAGAAAAAGTGAGTTCGAAAATGTGATTGATGGACAAACTATTGTAAATGGTATTGCACTTATTTTTACGCAAGAATTCAATCAGTTTAGAGAACTTTGGGATGCAATATTTAAAGGTCAAAATGATAAAGTAGAGAAGGATAAAGAATTGGCTGAAAGTAAGTTAAAAAAGAAAGAAAATAAAATAGACAATAGTATAGAAAAGAAAAAAAACTAG
- a CDS encoding Crp/Fnr family transcriptional regulator, with the protein MSKCEQCIVRQFNSLKHLSKDELIRMSACKTSKIIKKGEPLFLEGEHLNGVFCIKDGICKVSKISDNGKNQIVNLIKKGDLIGERSLISEEVSNLNAVALDDLEVCFIPKSEIIRDLEKNQNFTMDVLKNMANSLKNADNLIVDMAQKSVKQRLAETLLKLQTKFGTTDEGYLDIHLSREDIGNIIGTATESAIRLLSEFKKKGFIEIKGKNISVINETELHKVSSGF; encoded by the coding sequence ATGAGTAAGTGTGAACAGTGCATTGTTCGTCAATTTAATTCTTTAAAACATCTTTCTAAAGATGAATTAATAAGAATGTCTGCTTGTAAAACTTCTAAAATTATTAAAAAAGGTGAACCTTTATTTTTAGAAGGCGAACATTTAAATGGTGTTTTTTGTATTAAAGATGGTATTTGTAAAGTCTCTAAAATAAGTGATAATGGTAAAAATCAAATTGTAAACTTGATTAAAAAGGGCGATTTAATTGGAGAACGTAGCTTAATATCTGAAGAAGTATCTAATTTAAATGCAGTTGCTTTAGATGATTTAGAAGTTTGTTTTATTCCTAAAAGTGAAATTATTAGAGATTTAGAAAAGAATCAAAATTTTACCATGGATGTTTTAAAAAACATGGCAAACTCACTAAAAAATGCTGACAATCTTATTGTTGATATGGCTCAGAAAAGTGTAAAACAACGTTTGGCAGAGACACTCTTAAAACTACAAACTAAATTTGGAACTACAGATGAAGGTTATTTAGATATCCATTTGTCTAGAGAGGATATTGGTAACATAATTGGCACAGCAACAGAATCTGCAATACGTTTATTGTCTGAGTTTAAGAAAAAAGGATTCATAGAAATAAAAGGTAAAAACATTAGTGTTATTAATGAAACCGAGCTTCATAAAGTTTCTAGTGGTTTTTAA
- a CDS encoding CPBP family intramembrane glutamic endopeptidase — MNYIQQAYKGQLGMWKYLIIPILFFGLMGLNFVAMVVLDLDVDKIIQTEIENKGATRFLIESLIPFAIGLVAVLLWTKFVHQQSLTSLTTSRKKIDWKRVFFAFFLWGIITTAFLMVDYFLSPENYQWNFNLNKFLVLLVIAVLLIPLQTSFEEYLFRGHLMQGLGVITKTRWFPLFFTSIVFGLLHIANPEVSKLGYELLIYYIGTGFFLGILTLMDEGLELALGFHAANNLFTALLVTADWTVFQTDSVLIDMSEPALGADVYVPVFVIFPILLFIFAKKYKWSNWSEKLFGKIEKPNNLTDNYRVLEDNSAE, encoded by the coding sequence ATGAATTACATACAACAAGCATATAAAGGACAGTTAGGAATGTGGAAATATTTAATTATTCCAATTCTATTTTTCGGTTTAATGGGTTTGAATTTTGTAGCAATGGTGGTGCTAGATTTAGATGTAGATAAAATTATTCAAACAGAAATTGAAAACAAAGGAGCAACTCGTTTTTTAATAGAAAGTTTAATTCCTTTTGCAATTGGTTTAGTTGCTGTTTTATTATGGACAAAATTTGTTCATCAACAATCTTTAACTTCTTTAACAACATCTAGAAAAAAGATAGACTGGAAAAGGGTATTCTTTGCCTTTTTTCTTTGGGGAATTATTACAACCGCCTTTTTAATGGTTGATTATTTTTTATCTCCAGAAAATTATCAATGGAATTTTAATTTGAATAAATTCTTGGTCTTATTGGTAATTGCAGTTTTGTTAATTCCACTACAAACAAGTTTTGAAGAATATCTTTTTAGAGGACATTTAATGCAAGGATTAGGTGTGATTACAAAAACAAGATGGTTTCCATTATTTTTTACGTCAATCGTTTTTGGTTTGTTACACATTGCAAATCCAGAAGTAAGTAAATTGGGGTATGAGCTGCTAATCTACTATATAGGAACAGGTTTTTTCTTAGGTATTTTAACGTTGATGGATGAAGGCTTGGAGTTAGCATTAGGTTTTCATGCTGCTAATAATTTATTTACGGCACTTTTAGTAACAGCAGATTGGACAGTTTTTCAAACAGATTCAGTACTAATTGATATGTCTGAACCAGCTTTAGGAGCAGATGTTTATGTGCCAGTTTTTGTGATTTTTCCTATTTTACTTTTCATTTTTGCTAAAAAATACAAATGGTCTAATTGGTCAGAAAAACTTTTTGGAAAGATTGAAAAACCTAATAATCTAACAGATAATTATAGAGTTTTAGAAGATAACAGTGCAGAATAA
- a CDS encoding AMP-binding protein encodes MQNKFHLHFKLNDKSFSSEIELCNYAKEISLELSLFLEDWFNDKKNIIVKTSGSTGKPKSIQLSKEHMVNSAKATGSYFNLGASTTALLCLPINYIAGKMMLVRALTLGWHLDVIASSSKPLENLSKTYDFSAMVPLQVENSLSNLELIKKLIVGGGVISASLHQKLQNVSTSVFATYGMTETITHIALKKINEVGRESTLAYKQNFYQCLPNVSIFIDNRNCLVIKAPSISEEIIFTNDVVQLVSSNQFEWLGRFDNIINSGGIKLNPEQIENKLAKLVSNRFFVAGVKDQKLGEKLVLVVEGSEQPMLLEEIKNARILDKFEIPKNIYFIRNFIETATGKVQRTKSIDVLQLGV; translated from the coding sequence GTGCAGAATAAATTTCATTTACATTTTAAATTGAATGACAAATCATTTTCTTCGGAAATTGAATTATGTAATTATGCTAAAGAAATTTCTTTAGAATTGAGTCTTTTTTTAGAAGACTGGTTTAATGATAAAAAAAACATCATTGTAAAAACTTCTGGTTCTACAGGAAAACCAAAATCAATTCAATTGAGTAAAGAGCATATGGTAAATTCTGCAAAAGCCACAGGTTCTTATTTCAATTTAGGTGCATCTACAACTGCATTATTATGTTTACCCATAAACTATATTGCTGGCAAAATGATGTTGGTAAGAGCGTTAACTTTAGGTTGGCATTTAGATGTTATAGCTTCTAGTTCAAAACCTTTAGAAAACTTGAGTAAAACCTATGATTTTTCTGCAATGGTTCCTTTACAAGTAGAAAACTCATTGTCAAATTTAGAATTAATTAAAAAGTTAATTGTTGGTGGAGGAGTAATTTCTGCCTCATTACATCAAAAACTTCAAAATGTAAGTACTTCTGTTTTTGCTACTTATGGCATGACAGAAACCATTACTCATATTGCACTTAAGAAAATAAATGAAGTAGGGAGAGAGTCAACTTTAGCTTATAAGCAAAACTTTTATCAGTGCTTACCTAATGTTTCAATTTTTATAGATAATAGAAATTGTTTGGTAATTAAAGCTCCTTCAATCTCAGAAGAAATAATTTTTACCAATGATGTTGTTCAATTAGTTTCTAGTAATCAATTTGAATGGTTAGGTCGTTTTGACAATATCATAAACTCTGGAGGTATAAAGCTCAATCCAGAACAAATTGAAAATAAGCTCGCAAAATTAGTTTCAAACCGATTTTTTGTAGCTGGTGTAAAAGATCAAAAATTGGGTGAAAAATTAGTTTTGGTGGTTGAAGGTTCTGAACAACCTATGTTATTGGAAGAAATTAAAAACGCAAGAATTCTAGATAAATTCGAGATTCCTAAAAACATTTATTTCATTAGAAACTTTATTGAAACTGCTACAGGTAAAGTTCAAAGAACTAAATCAATTGATGTTTTACAGTTAGGTGTTTAA